A stretch of Gallus gallus isolate bGalGal1 chromosome 2, bGalGal1.mat.broiler.GRCg7b, whole genome shotgun sequence DNA encodes these proteins:
- the SYCP2L gene encoding synaptonemal complex protein 2-like: protein MGRKSSTSASECCESGNVCRARMFVILIDPTENSFLMVLLEDFFDSALVICKCSNEGKKQLVNLFLPELGRLVTEAGICCALRQEALRTLNSILDSIPREGRKKLPLSEEVCFLTKDLAKTMLEAGDYDLQVALSEALCRLTIKKWRDDLVNHWFEDKYLAEAFKEIKDKEFETDCRKFLNQLNERLGDKRRVYSFPCLSAFADVNQVKKPSDEKLDKFWIDFNAGSHSVTFYIDSIEGVLWDSVRLQKEAVSCYSLKEDGGEKIVKIYMKIPATLNKTEATKIKLHFSAEYEILSILKKVLGDEKMMTNVGEEESIHTEKQTRQNEVTSQSNDLQKRKDPENSENMDPIPENLILQHNEQLVGTVPKTSNSDVTMTAVNQQSGLDEADQSSVKAGKQKHLLVAPEGEAVVSLSPSANKSKTLSPRMNAKSSEKPQEEKLMEASTPKKVGTVERRTRIKGLVKQKTEGRKDTYDFEVSDSASHEKVAEAKGKVFGKKNSLQNQRKHLFSESNNEKTSNSESEKSWILESQKETLPKSLNYTRKRRRVRRKLKVLPVSSPSSSNENRMEKQGAAGQKNEKKASRKKSTSISKGDDLPTVDLAGEVPSEEPKGTWQPLDVSMEEHSGVEEEATQKFHDVSEETREESFKRKDLEALSGTVVKKPRFFNWETKHLSSESPFKPNKLSNSVEKEEEIKRGQETVDVNTAFLSKIQHEDIGDSGVIAVFESFTNQLKQLFWSRYKEMEMSAQNMLRTSEKNVSALLKEIHKCRLNKLETFKKIVMEELASLEKDTQILRNMEKDAVDFWDAQLQKLNSFCNQQKQRIQSVDSALGETAESFASTIVNTPHNVSMKSAVENGVFVVPSD from the exons ATGGGGAGGAAAAGCAGTACAAGTGCTTCTGAGTGCTGTGAGAGTGGCAATGTGTGCAG AGCAAGAATGTTTGTGATCCTCATCGACCCTactgaaaatagttttttgATGGTACTTCTGGAAGACTTCTTTGACTCTGCATTG GTGATTTGCAAGTGCAGTAATGAAG GGAAGAAGCAGCTGGTGAACTTGTTTCTGCCTGAGCTAGGGCGTCTGGTGACAGAAGCAGGCATTTGCTGTGCTCTGCGGCAGGAG GCTTTGAGGACTCTCAACTCTATACTTGATAGCATCCCACGTGAGGGCAGAAAGAAACTCCCGCTGTCGGAGGAGGTGTGTTTCCTTAC GAAGGATCTTGCAAAAACAATGCTGGAGGCTGGTG ATTATGACCTTCAGGTTGCCCTTTCAGAAGCACTCTGTAGgctaacaataaaaaaatggaGAGATGACCTTGTTAACCACTGGTTTGAAGATAAATATCTTGCTGAAGCTTTCAAAGAGATCAAGGATAAAGAATTTGAGACG GACTGCAGGAAATTTCTTAACCAGCTAAATGAAAGACTTGGGGATAAAAGAAG agtCTATTCATTTCCTTGCCTGTCTGCTTTTGCTGACGTGAACCAG GTAAAGAAGCCAtcagatgagaagctggacaagTTCTGGATTGACTTCAATGCTGGCAGTCACAGTGTGACTTTCTACATAGATAGTATTGAG GGTGTTCTCTGGGACTCTGTACGGCTGCAGAAAGAAGCAGTCAGCTGTTACAGTCTGAAGG AGGATGGTGGAGAAAAGATAGTCAAAATTTACATGAAGATACCTGCTACTcttaacaaaacagaagcaacaaaGATCAAGTTACATTTCAGTGCTGAGTACGAAATCTTAAGTATACTTAAAAAAGTCCTTGGAGATGAAAAAATGATG ACAAATGTGGGTGAAGAGGAGTCCATCCACACTGAGAAGCAAACCAGGCAGAATGAAG TGACATCTCAGTCCAATGATctacagaagaggaaagatCCTGAAAACTCTGAAAACATGGACCCCATACCAGAAAACTTGATCTTGCAACACAACGAGCAGTTAGTGGGCACTGTACCA AAAACGTCTAACTCTGATGTCACCATGACTGCAGTGAACCAGCAGTCTGGCCTGGATGAAGCTGACCAAAGCTCAG TGAAAGCaggcaaacaaaaacatttactaGTAGCTCCAGAGGGTGAAGCTGTAGTTTCCTTGTCTCCTTCAGCAAACAAGTCCAAAACTCTATCTCCAAGGATGAATGCGAAGTCCAG TGAGAAGCCCCAGGAAGAGAAACTCATGGAAGCATCAACACCCAAG aagGTTGGTACCGTGGAAAGGAGAACCAGAATAAAAGGTTTGGTCAAGCAGAAGACTGAAGGCAG GAAGGACACCTACGACTTTGAGGTCTCAGACTCCGCAAGTCATGAGAAG GTTGCTGAAGCCAAAGGGAAGGTTTTTGGCAAGAAAAATTCTTTACAAAATCAGAG GAAGCATCTCTTCTCTGAAagcaataatgaaaaaacaagcaacagtGAGAGTGAGAAAAGCTGGATCCTCGAGTCCCAGAAAGAGACACTGCCAAAATCTCTCAACTACACCCGAAAAAGGCGCAGGGTGAGAAGGAAATTGAAAG TACTTCCAGTGTCAtctccaagcagcagcaatgaaaacCGGATGGAAAAG cagggagcagcaggacaaaaaaatgaaaagaaagcatcaaggaaaaaaagtacatcCATCTCCAAGGGTGATGATTTACCTACAGTGGATCTTGctg GTGAGGTGCCATCAGAGGAGCCCAAAGGCACGTGGCAGCCATTGGATGTGTCTATGGAGGAGCACTCTGGTGTGGAAGAGGAGGCGACACAG AAGTTTCACGATGTGTCTGAAGagacaagagaagaaagcttTAAGCGGAAGGACTTGG AGGCATTAAGTGGCACTGTTGTGAAGAAGCCCAGGTTTTTCAATTGGGAAACAAAGCACTTGTCCTCTGAGTCACCCTTTAAACCAAATAAACTTTCAAACTCAGttgagaaggaagaggagatcAAAAGAG GTCAGGAAACGGTTGATGTGaatactgcatttctttccaaGATACAGCATGAAGATATTGGTGATTCAGGAGTGATTGCTGTATTTGAAAGCTTTACCAACCAGTTAAAGCAACTCTTCTGG TCCAGGTACAAAGAGATGGAGATGTCTGCACAGAACATGCTGAGGACTTCTGAAAAGAACgtttctgctctgctgaaggAGATTCACAAGTGCAG ACTGAACAAGCTGGAAACCTTCAAGAAGATTGTTATGGAGGAGCTTGCCAGCCTTGAGAAAGATACTCAGATTTTGAGGAACATGGAGAAGGATGCAGTG GATTTCTGGGATGCACAGTTGCAGAAACTGAATTCTTTCTGCAACCAGCAGAAGCAAAG AATTCAGTCTGTTGACTCAGCCCTGGGTGAGACAGCTGAGAGTTTTGCCAGTACAATTGTCAACACCCCA CACAATGTCTCAATGAAGAGTGCAGTAGAGAATGGTGTGTTTGTTGTTCCTTCTGACTAG
- the GCM2 gene encoding chorion-specific transcription factor GCMb produces the protein MKLTWDINDPKLPQEPERFDAFQEWPDGYVRLIYSSEEKNAQRHLSGWAMRNTNNHNCQILKKSCLGVVVCAGSCALPGGARLQLRPAICDKARQKQQKKACPNCNAALQLIPCRGHSGYPVTNFWRLDGKAIFFQAKGVHDHPRPESKLEAEARRSAIKKQMFSSQNSQKKRLLNTQAGRYHDSSGYVSNMQNLPSIDVPERVSIITDTSFSIPAQSYPLPQNTDLYKMPYDSASFQEDQVLPYQKCPNPRIYVPRPCSYEFGVPSFIGSSPYSSCYKDPANPPLDADPISLNGSHYNSLTSIDKSFDHTGRHYGLKPIWGKTGSGDRSDYGQMQTSTNHPYYGGEYSGKYGPSPSPMAPPLQTVITTTTKVSYQAYKPSMLKYSENLCDMKNLQSYTHVAENVSGTIYSGMKIQEDFGMIKSALLYQHDPITTKSEPGESVEAYRYGLPLGNSYAEHEGQALRFESAEY, from the exons ATGAAGCTTACCTGGGACATCAACGACCCTAAGCTGCCGCAG GAGCCCGAGCGCTTCGATGCCTTCCAAGAGTGGCCGGACGGCTACGTGCGCCTCATCTACTCCAGCGAGGAGAAGAATGCACAGCGGCACCTGAGCGGCTGGGCCATGCGCAACACCAACAACCACAACTGCCAGATCCTGAAGAAGTCCTGCCTGGGGGTCGTGGTGTGCGCGGGGAGCTGTGCCCTGCCCGGAggtgccaggctgcagctgcGGCCCGCCATCTGTGACAAGGCGCGGCAGAAGCAGCAAA AGAAAGCCTGTCCAAACTGCAATGCAGCCCTCCAGCTCATCCCTTGCCGTGGGCACAGTGGCTATCCTGTCACCAACTTCTGGAGGCTGGATggcaaagcaatattttttcag GCTAAAGGAGTCCACGACCACCCTAGACCAGAGAGTAAATTGGAGGCAGAGGCAAGACGAAGTGCAATTAagaagcaaatgttttcttctcagaattCCCAGAAAAAGAGACTTCTAAACACACAG GCTGGAAGATATCATGATAGCAGTGGTTATGTCAGTAACATGCAAAATCTGCCCTCCATAGATGTCCCAGAAAGAGTCAGCATCATCACAGACACCAGTTTTTCAATTCCAGCTCAGTCTTACCCTTTGCCACAAAATACTGACCTCTACAAGATGCCTTATGACTCAGCCAGCTTCCAAGAGGACCAGGTGTTGCCATACCAGAAGTGCCCCAATCCTAGAATCTATGTGCCCAGGCCATGTAGTTACGAGTTTGGAGTTCCTTCCTTCATTGGCTCCAGCCCTTATTCATCATGTTATAAAGATCCAGCAAATCCTCCCCTCGATGCCGACCCTATCAGTTTGAATGGATCTCACTATAATTCCTTGACAAGCATTGACAAGAGCTTTGACCATACTGGTAGGCATTATGGACTGAAACCAATCTGGGGGAAAACTGGCAGTGGAGACAGGAGCGACTATGGTCAGATGCAAACAAGCACTAACCACCCTTATTATGGTGGTGAGTACTCTGGCAAATATGGTCCCAGTCCTTCTCCCATGGCCCCACCACTACAGACTGTCATCACAACCACCACAAAGGTGTCCTACCAGGCCTACAAGCCATCCATGCTGAAATACAGTGAGAACCTCTGTGATATGAAAAACCTTCAGAGCTATACACATGTGGCTGAAAATGTCTCAGGCACTATCTATTCAGGGATGAAGATTCAGGAAGACTTTGGGATGATCAAGTCAGCATTGCTCTACCAGCACGACCCAATCACCACAAAGTCCGAACCAGGTGAGAGCGTGGAGGCCTATCGGTATGGCTTACCGCTGGGGAACAGCTATGCTGAGCATGAAGGACAAGCCTTAAGGTTTGAAAGTGCTGAATATTGA